The DNA region CAGCCTTCGCGGCGTACCGCTCCATCAAAGGGAGATGAGGATCGAACTCAGTTCGCGGTTCGTCGTGGGCCGCGAGTTCTGGGTGACCGGAGCGATAGCCAGTCAAGACCTCCCGAACGTGGGCGGCCCGCGTGCGCGCAGTGTCCAGCTCAAGGTCAGTGAGTTCTGCAAGGATGACTGCGGCCGCATCCGGTTGACCGTCAACGTCGATGCGGTCATCCACGATTCGAGCACGGCCACCATCGAGAAGCTCACGTAATGAGATACGCGACAATCGCTTTCCGGGGCCGACGCGCAATGTGAGGCTCACCCCGGTGTCGCCGGGGTGCAGCTCGACTACCTCGGCTGCATCGCCCTCGAAAACAACCCGCGTCCCAACACCGATCCGAACAGCCGAATCAGATCGTCTCATCAGTTCTCCTGGCTCAGTGTCGAACTCGATGTCAAGGGTTGACGCAGGTCAACGCGGAGTTCCTGCAACCACAACAGGTGGAACAAGGCCGCTCTCCTCAAAGGTCGGGGCCATTCCGACGACAGGTCAAGCACGCTGTCGATTGAAAGGCCGTCGATTGAGCAATTCCGCAGCCCTGCCAGGAGCTCCCCCGTGAACCACGCCTCCCGACGAAAACCTGCAAGGAATCGAATGTTGGCCAACAGCACTGGCTCAGGCTCGGTCCACACTTCGTAGACCCACCCACGGTCTTCAATTGCCGATCGAGTCCAGGCGAAGGTGTCCACGACCTCCGGTTGCGACAGCCGCCGGCGCGGCTTGACGTCGATAACTTTCGGCCCACTATCGGTGATCAGCAAGTAGTCGGGGATGTGCCTGGTCGTGCGGCCCCTGGAGTCGCAACTCAGCATGAACGGTTGCGCGCAGATACGTCGGACGGTCCGATCGAAATCGGCAAACAGCAACTGAGTCAGCTCCAACCGGGACTCGTAGATGATGTGCCGGCGCTCGGTTGCCGACCAATACGTGCCCGAGTAGTGCTTTTGGCCTGCGTACCAACGAAACTCACGCCACGGATGAGCGTCCACAAGGACATCCGGATCGGCGTCAACTAGTGGGGTTGAAGACTCTCCAGCATTCGGGGCGGTTCGAAACCGTACCGTGGTGGTCGCAGCGGTCGTAGCCGCCGTAACCATGTTCCGTCTGCTACCGCTCTGTCAGACGTGCGTCCAGAGTCATGCCCACAGCGTGGCACCTGTTCGCCTGGGTCCTCCGCAAGCACATCGGCGTGTCTCATCCAAACTTCAAACTTGAAAACCGTTTGAAGTCAGTCATGAGATTTTGAAGTCGCCCGTGAGAACCTACAGCCGCCCCCGCTAATGCGCCATGTTCGTAAACCGCGACAAATGCAGTTGGTGCGCAACGGTAATCGTCTTCGTCGGGCCGTTTCGGTGCTTGGCCAGAATCAGGTCGGCCTCTCCCCCGCGCGGGTCATCCCGCTCGAACGCGTCCGGCCGGTGCAGCAGGATCACCATGTCCGCATCTTGTTCTAGCGAGTTGTGCACTGAAATCCCCTGCGCCACAAAGTTGTGTGTTCCCGGAACGGTCCCGTCGAACACGTCGTGCTCGCCGATACTGGTGATCTCCACGATGGTGTCCCAGTACACCGCGCTGGTCGCCAACGCGTGCACACCCTCGTCCTCGAGCACCATCGCAGCACGGTGCAGCCGGTCCCGGCTGGGCGCGTGCTTCCACATCGTCGACCCGCAGAACTGGGTGCCCATCGCCGCGGCGAACTCACGGTGGCTCATCTGCTGATCGGCCAGCGCCCCACGCACCCGGCCCCACACTTCCTTAGGCACGGTGTCCAGGTTGGGATTGCGCGTCACGCCCGCCAAATGAGCCAAGACCTGCCTGGCGCCTTCGGCTTTGGCGCCCTGCGCCCCGACATTGTGCAGGAACCGGACCTGGTTCTCCGCGCCGTAGACGTGTAGGTGCCAGCCATCGCGGTAGCCGGCTTTGGTCGCCCGCTTGATCCGGCCGAACACCCCGACTCGCGCCAGCAGTTGCGCGACGTCGTCGATGAGCCGGCGACTGGTCGAGGCGTAGTAGATCTGCGACTGCCCTTGCTTCTCGTCCCACCGCACCGACCCGTCGGTGGCCCACAGGTGCCGCAGGAACAGCGCCACCTGATCATTCGGCAGGGCGAAAACCTGGTGCGGCACGAACTTCTCGTGGCTGCGCTTACCGAACAGCCCCAGCTCGTCCAGCCACGCCGCGATCGGATTGCGCTTGCCGTGCGTCAAGTGGAACGGCGCCGGCAGCCGCAGCGTGGTCACCCGCGCCGCCGGGTACTCGTCGCGCACCGCGGTCACCCCGAAGTGCATAGCCGCCACCGTGACCGCGGTCAGGTTCGCCTCGTCGATCGAGGCATACCGGATCGGTTGGCCCTTCACACAGGACCCGTCGCCGATCATGTGCGCCAGCAACATGACCTCGCAGTCATGCATCCGCTGGGTGTCAGCCGGCTCCGGCACCCGCCGCGGCACCGCCAGCCGGTCCCCGACATTGAGGTCGCCCAGCGAAACCCAGCCGTCCAGGGTGAGGAACGGGTGGTTCGCGGTGGCCTCCACCTCACGCCCGGAAGCCATCCGCAGCTTGAAGACTTCGCGGTGTCCGCTGGGGAACACGTTGGTCATCGGCCGCGCCACCATCCGCAGCCGGTCATCGAGCGACCACACCAGCGGACGCTCCCCGGTGCGCAGGAGCTCACCCAGGGTGACCTCGGAGCCGTTGTCGGCCCGCAGGATGCGGGTCGAAGCGGTCAGGCAGCCGGATTCACGCAGGTCCGCCAGCATCGGCTTCTTGTCGGTGCGCTGCTCGGGGCCACGGTTGAGCTGGCTGAGCGCGATGACCGGCACCTCGAGTTCCTTGGCCAGCAGCTTGAGGTTCCGGGAGAACTCCGACACCTCCTGCTGGCGCGACTCGACCTTCTTGCCCGACGTCATCAGCTGCATGTAGTCGACCGCTACCAGGCGCAGGTCGGCCTTCTGCTTGAGCCGACGGGCCTTGGCGCGAATCTCCATCATGGTCAGGTTCGGCGAGTCGTCGATGTACAGCGGCGCCTCGCTGATCTCACTCATCCGCCGCGCCAGGCGGGTCCAGTCGTCGTCGGTCATCCGGCCCGAGCGCATGTCGCCGAGCTTGATCTTGGCTTCGGCGGACAGCAACCGCATGACGATCTCGGACTTGCTCATTTCCAGCGAGAAAATCACGCTGGCCATCCGGTTCTTGATCGAGCACGACCGCATGAAGTCCAGGGCCAGCGTGGAGTTGTGGGTGGGGACCATGCCACGGCCGGCCAGGTAGAGGTGCTCGGGATTGTCGACCTGCACGCAGCGCACCGCGACGCTGGGAACCCGGCGCACCGACTGGATCTGCAGCACCGACGCGAGCAGCCCCACGCCGCCGCCAGGGCTCGGGGTGCCCGCGGGGGCGATGGTGTCCGCGCCACTGCGCAGCTGAGCCGTCGTCCGTACTCCGGAGCCGGTCGGCCAGAGGTGCTGAGCGTCGGCGACGATCACCGTGCCGTCGGAGAACTCCACCTCGTAGCAGGGCCGTCCGAGCATGATCTCGGTGGCCGCGACCACCCGGGTGGGCCGTCCGGCGGCGTCCAGCAACTCGTCACCGACGGCGACGTCGCCCATCGTGGTCCAGCCGGTCGGCGTCGGCAACGGGGTGTTGAGCGCCAGCGCCTTCCCCATACCCGGCCGCGCCGCGATGATGATCATCTGCCCCGGGTGCAGGCCGTTGGTCACCTCATCGAGATCGGTGAACCCGGTCGGCACACCGCGGGCGATACCGCCGTGCGAGGCGATCGCGTCGATCTCGTCCATGGTGGGCTGCAGCAGGTCTTCGAGGGGAACGAAGTCCTCCGACGTACGCCGCTCGGCGACCTCGTAGATCTCGGCCTGGGCGCGGTCCACGATCTCGGCGACGTCGGCACCCTCGGCGCCGGCGTAGCCGTACTGCACCACCCGGGTGCCGGCCTCCACCAGCCGGCGCAGCAACGCCTTCTCCCCCACGATCCCGGCGTAGTAGCCGGCGTTGGCCGCGGTGGGCACCGTGGAGATCAGCGTGTGCAGATACGGCGCCCCGCCCACCCGCCGCAGCAGACCGCGGCGGTCCAGCTCGGCGGCCACCGTCACCGCGTCGGCGGGCTCCCCGCGGCCGTAGAGGTCCAAGATCGCGTCGTAGATGTTCTGGTGCACCGGGCGGTAGAAGTCACCGGGCCGCAACCGCTCCAGCACGTCGGCGATGGCGTCCTTGCTCAGCAGCATGCCGCCGAGCACGGACTGCTCCGCAACGAGATCCTGGGGCGGCTGGCGGCCGACATCCTCGCGCGGTGGCTCCTCAAGCTCAGAATGACCGCGGTCGTCGACCACCGCCATGCGCCCCACCTCTTCCACTACCGTGATCGAACGCCCGTTCGACGCTGTTGGCCCGGACCTTAGCCTCGGCCACCGACACCCCCCGTTGCGTCGTGCCGGGGTCGACCGTAGGCGTTGCTGGCGGCCCGACCAAACGGCCCTGTTGATAGAGCTGTGGATCAAGTGTGCACACCGCACCCGCAATTGTTTGGGATGGTGGGGATGACTTGTGGATTGTTCGCCGAAAACCGGAGATACCTGCAGGTAAACGCTGTTATGTGACATGTTTTGACTGTGGAAGCAATCTCTTCGGCGTGTCGCCGAAAGTTACCGTCTCGGGCGTGTTGCCTTTCCGGGAGGTGGCAATCTGTCCACGATGGGATGACCTGCACCGCGTTTATGCACCGCAGAAAAAGTTAGCCAGCGTTAACAGTCGTTCCGCACCTGCCGACACAGCAAAGCCCCGGCCGCGCCAGGAGCGCTGCCGGGGCTGCTGAGGTAAGGGCTTAGCCCGCGGTGACGTCGAGCGTCACGTCGACGTTGACGTCGTGGTGCAGGTGCACCGACACCGGGTGGCTGCCGACCGACTTGATGTGCGCCTTGGGCAGGCGGACGATGCGACGGTCCAGGTTGGGCCCACCGGCCTTCTTGATGGCGGCGACCACGTCGCCGGCGGTCACCGAGCCGAACAGCTTGCCCGAGTCGCCGGAGGTCTTCACCGGCAGCGTGACCGTGCCCAGCGCCTGCAGCGCTTCCTTGATCTCTTTGGCGTGGTCGAGGTCGCGGACCTGCTTGGTCTCGCGGGCCCGGCGGATGTCGTCGGCCTGCTTCTGCGCGCCGCGGGTGGCGACGATCGCCAGGCCGCGCGGGAGCAGGTAGTTACGGCCGTATCCGTCCTTGACCTCAACGGTGTCTCCGGCCGCCCCGAGGTGGTCCACCTCAGCGGTCAAAATCAGCTTCATCGTTTCGTTCTTTCTCGGATTGAGTGGCCGGCTTATCGCGCCGACGAAGTGAAGGGCAGCAACGCGACCTCGCGAGCGTTCTTCACCGCGAGCGCGATGTCGCGCTGGTGCTGAACGCAGTTACCGGTCACACGACGGGCGCGGATCTTGCCCCGCTCACTGATGTAGGTGCGCAGCAGCGAGGTGTCCTTGTAGTCGATCACCTGCTTCTTGTTGGAGCAGAATGCGCACTTGCGGGTCTTGATCGGCTTCTCGGGAGCCGGACGCCGCTTGTTGGATTTGGCCATCTACCTATCTCTTTTCGTGCAGTGGTTCGTTTGTCAGAAGGGCGGCTCGTCGTCGGCGCCACCGAAGGAGCCGGACGCCGGAGCACTGCCCCACGGGTCTTCCGCGGGCGGTCCGGAGGGAGCCGCCGGGGCCGACATACCGCCGCCCCCGCCGAAACCGCCTCCGCCGCCGCCACGGCTGACCTTGTTGATCTTGGCGGTGGCGTACCGCAACGAGGGGCCGACCTCATCGACCTCGACCTCGTAGACGGTGCGCTTCTCGCCCTCGCGGGTCTCGAAAGACCGCTGCTTCAGCCGCCCGGTGACGATCACCCGCGAACCGCGGGTGAGGCTCTCGGCCACGTTCTCGGCGGCCTCACGCCAGATGTTGCACCGCAGGAACAGCGCGTCGCCGTCCTTCCACTCACCGCTCTGCCGGTCGAAGACCCGCGGGGTGGACGCCACCGTGAAGTTGGCGACCGCCGCCCCCGAGGGGGTAAACCGCAGATCAGGGTCCGCGGTCAGGTTTCCAACGACGGTGATCGTGGTGTCACCTACAGCCACGGGGCCCTCCTAGGATCGGTGTTGGCGCTGCTTGTGGAGCTGAGCCTACGCAACGGCTCCGACTGCCGCCTACGACTTGTCGGTGCGCATCACCTTGGTGCGAAGCACCGACTCGTTCAGGCCCAGCTGACGGTCGAGCTCGGACACGGTGGCCGGGGCGGCCTTGACGTCGATGACCGCGTAGATGCCCTCGGCATGCTTGGCGATCTCGTAGGCCAGGCGGCGCTTGCCCCAGATGTCGACCTTGTCGACCGTTCCACCGTCTTTGCGGATCACGTTCAGGAACGTCTCCAGGGACGGGGCGACGGTGCGCTCGTCGAGAGTGGGGTCAAGGATGACCATGATTTCGTATGGACGCATGGGAACCTCATCACCTCCTATGGTCGTAGTGCGGCCGTGGGGGATTCCACGGCAGGAGGGTCGCCTGCGTCGGCAACCGGGCTAGGCTACCGGACCGGCCCGACCCCGACGAAATCGTGGCCGCGCGTCATCCACTTTTGCCTGCGAAGCAGGACTGTCGGACCGCGAAGGTAGCCTCCTGCCCATGTCTGAAGCCTCTCTGCTGTCCCTGTTGCGTGAGCGGGCCATGCTGGCCCCCGAAGACCCCGCCTACACCTACACCGACTACGACCAGGACTGGAACGGTGTCGCCGAGACGCTGTCGTGGGCACAGACCTACCGGCGGGTGCTCAACGTCGCCCGGGAACTGCAGCAGCACGGTGCCGCCGGGGACCGCGCGGTGATCCTGGCGCCGCAGGGTCTCGCCTACGTCGCCGCCTTCCTGGGCGCCATGCAGGCGGGCTTCATCGCGGTGCCACTGCCGGTGCCGCTGCCCGGCGCCCACGACGAGCGGGTCGCCGCGGTCCTCACCGACACCGCCCCGTCGGTGGTGCTGACCACGGCCTCCTCCGCCGAACTCGTCGGCGAATACGTCCGCCAGGCCGGGGTCGCGGCGACCGTCGTCGAGATCGACGCGCTGGACCTGGACGCCGCCACCGGTTCCGGTAGCCGTCCCGTCGACTCCGGCGGGGTCGCCTACCTGCAGTACACCTCGGGTTCGACGCGACTGCCGGCCGGCGTCATGGTCTCGCACCGCAACCTCGCGGTGAACTTCCGCCAGTTCATGGCCGGCTACTTCCCCGAGTTCAACGGTGTGGCCCCCGCCGACACCACCATCGTGTCGTGGCTGCCCTTCTACCACGACCTGGGCCTGATCCTGGGCATCATCGCGCCGGTGCTCGGCGGCTACCGGTGCGAACTCACCAGCCCGGTGGCGTTTCTGCAGCGGCCGGCCCGGTGGATCCAGGCGATGGCCGGCCACCGGCGGGCGTTCTCGGCCGCCCCGAACTTCGCCTTCGAGTTGGCGGTGCGCAAGACCTCCGACGAGGACATGGCCGGACTCGACCTGGGTGACGTGCTGGGCATCGTCAGCGGCAGCGAGCGGGTCCACCCCGCGACCCTGGACCGGTTCCTCAACCGGTTCGCCCCGTACAACTTCCGGGCGCGGGCACTGCACCCCGCCTACGGCTTGGCCGAGGCGACGCTCTACGTGGCCACGCTCGACGTGGAGTGTGCACCGCAGACGGTGTATTTCGAGTCGGAGAAGTTGACCCGGGGCAGCGCGCAGCGCTGCGAGGCGCCCGAAGGCACCCCGCTGCTCAGCTACGGGGTGCCCAAATCCCCGGCGGTGCGCATCGTCGACCCCGAGACCTGCACCGAATGCGCCGGCGGGACGGTCGGCGAGATCTGGACCGCCGGGGAGAACGTGGCCGGCGGCTACTGGCAGCGGCCCGAGGAGACCCGGAAGGTGTTCGCCGCGACGCTGGCGGACCCCTCCCCCGACACCCCGGCGGGCCCGTGGCTGCGGACCGGGGACCTCGGATTCATCTCCGAGGGCGAGCTGTTCATCGTCGGCCGGATGAAGGATCTGCTGATCATCTACGGGCGCAACCACTACCCCGAGGACATCGAGGCGACCCTGCAGGAGATCAGCGGCGGTCGGGTCGCGGCGATCTCGGTTCCGGTCGACCAGATCGAGCAGCTGGTCACCATCATCGAAGTCCGGGACCGCGGCGAATCCGCCGAGGAGGCGGCGCAGCGGCTGCGCAGCATCAGAAACGATGTGCAGGCGGCTGTTTCGCAGGTGCACGGGGTGACCGTGTCCGATGTGGTGCTGGTTCCGCAGGGCTCGATCCCGATCACCACCAGCGGCAAGGTTCGCCGGGCCGCCTGCGTGGATCAGTATCAGCGCCAGCAGTTCACCCGGATGGACGGCTGAGCGATCCGGACACCGAGTTACGCAGGGCCGCATGTGGATAGCGCTGTTGGTGATGGCGGTCGCAACCAGCGTCGAGCCGGTCCGGATCAGCTTGACGCTGCTGATGCTCAACCGGCCGCGGCCGGTGCTGCAGCTGATGGCGTTCCTGTGCGGTGGGTTCGCGATGGGAACGGCCGGCGGTCTGGTGGTGCTGTTCGCGTTGCAGCCCACCGTGATCGAAGCGTCCGGGCTGACGCTGCCCCGGGTGCAGATCCTCATCGGGGCGCTGGCGCTGCTGACGGCGGCGGTGCTGGCCGTACGCGCCTACGCCCCCGGATCACCACGGCCGCGCCGCGGCGCCGCCGGCTCGGGTGGGCCCGCGGCCCGGGCCCGACGGCTGCTGCAGGGCCGGTCGCTGTGGGTCGCCGCGACCGCCGGCCTGGGGATCGCGCTGCCGTCGGTGGACTATCTGGCCGCGTTGGCGCTGATCGTGGCGTCCGGGGCGCCGCCGGGTACCCGGGTGGCCGCGCTGCTGACGTTCAACGTGTTGGCCTTTGCGCTGGTAGAGATTCCGCTGCTGGCGTGCCTGGTGGCGCCCGACGCCACGCGTCGGTTCATGACGGGCCTGAACGCGTGGGTGCGGCAACGGCGTCCGGGCCAGGTCGCGGTGCTGCTGGCCGCCGTCGGCGGGGTCTTGTGCACGGCGGGAGTGCTGGGTCTGTGAGATTGTGAAAGCTGCGGTTTCGTGCAGAATCCGTAGACGGCCAAAGGAGTTAGCGATGAAACGTCTGGTCGCCGGAGCCCTCGCGGTGTGGCTGGCAGGTTCGGCCGGTGGGATCGGTGCCGGTCTCGCCGCCGCTGCGCCCACCCCGCCGATGGACACCCCGGGGATCGCCCCGACCCCGTCACCGGTGGGTGAGGAGGCGACGGCGGACGTCGTCTACGCGGTCGGCGGTGCCCGTCCCCCGGGCATCCCGTGGGCGGATTACACCCGCCGTGCCGGTTCGGGATACTTCCCGAACACCAAACGCGAGATCATCGACTATCCGGCCGGTGCGCTGTTCCGGTGGGTTCCCACGATGTTCGCGCCGGAGAACCCGCGGGACGACCTGACCATGGGCGAGGCCGTCGACGCGGCCACCCGCGGCCTCGACACCGCGATCCGCCGCGGGACCGAGCCGGCGGCCGTCGTCGGCCTGTCGCAGGGCACCATGGCCCTGGACAAGGAGCAGGTCCGGCTCGCCGACGACCCGAATGCGCCGGCCCCGCACATGCTGCAGTTCTCCACGTTCGGTTCCCCGATGGGCAAGCACGCCTTCGGTTCGAGTTTCGCCTCCGGGCTGTTCCCGCCGGGCAGCCACATGCCGGTGGTGGAATACACCATGCCGCCGATGGTGGACAGCCAGTACGACACCAACCGGATCGTGGCCGCCTACGACGGCATGGCCGACTTCCCCGACCGGCCCGACAACCTGTGGTCGGTCGCCAACGCCATCGTCGGGGCGGCCATCGTGCACACCCCGGCGGCGTTCACCACGCCGGCCGACGTGCCGCCGCAGAACATCCGCTCGACGGTCAACTCCCGTGGCGCCACCACCACGTCGTATCTGATTCCGATCAACCACCTGCCGCTGACCATGCCGCTGCGGTTCCTCGGCGTCCCCGACGACGTGGTCGACCAGCTCGACGGGTTCCTGCAGCCGCAGGTCGACGCCGGCTACGTCCGCAACGACGACCCGGCCACCAAGCCGGTCTCGGTGCATCCGGCGGGCATGAACATCGTCGAGGTGCTGGGACCCGAAACCGACAGCGCCATCGAGGACACCGTCGGCAAGATCCGCAACCTGTTCGGCGGGTTCGGCGGCTGACGGCCGCTCAGGCGTCGGTCACCGCGTCGAAGACGCTGTCCCCGGCGGTGGCCGGCGCCGGCTGCTGCGGCCCGCGCCGCAGCCAGGGACGCGTCGGCCACCAATTGGCCCGGCCCAGCAGCGCCGCGGCGGCCGGCACCGTGATGCTGCGCACCACGAAGGTGTCCACCAGGATCCCGGCGCCGATGATGAAGCCGCCCTGCACCACGGCTCCGACACTGGCGAACACCAGGCCGAACATCGCCGAGGCGAAGATCAGGCCCGCCGCGGTGATCACCGCGCCGGTGGAGCCCACGGTGCGCACCACACTGGTGCGGACGCCCACCGGTGCTTCGTCGCGCAACCGGGACGCCAACAGCATGTTGTAGTCGGCCCCCACCGCGACCAGCACCACGAACGCCAAACCGGGCACACTCCAATGCAATTGCTGACCCAGGATGACCTGGAACACCAGTGCGCCCAGTCCGATCGCCGACAGGTAGGACACGATCACCGACCCCACCAGATACACCGGGGCGACCGCGGAGCGCAGCAGCGCGGCGAGGATCAACAGCACCACCACGGTGGTCAGCACGACGATGAGCCGGATGTCCCGGTCGTAGTAGTCGCGGATGTCGCGCAGGGTCACCGGATAGCCGGAGATCGAGATCGACGCATTCGACAGCGCGGTATTCGGCAGTGCCGCTTGAGCGGTCGCGAGAATGGTGTTGACCTGGTCCATCGCCCGCGGACTGAACGGGTCCTCGTCGATCTGGATGAAGTACCGCACCGCATGGCCGTCCGGTGAGACGAAGGTCTGGGCGAGCCGGCGGAAGTCCGCGGTGCCCAACACCTCCGGTGGCACGTTGAATCCCGCCATCGACGGCTGCGACGCGTCCTGGCCCATCGCCATCAGGAACGCCGACGCGCTGGTCAGGCCCAATCCCAGCTCTTTGGTCTGATCGACCAGGAGTTGCACCCCGTCGGCGACCTGGCGGCCGGCGCCGGCCATCTCCTTGGTGCTGTTCTGCAACTCGATGATGCGTTTCTGCGCCGTGCGCGGATTGTCGAATCCCAGGGACCGCAGCGATTGCGCGGCGGTCTGCAGGGAGCGGCTCAGGCCGTCGACGGTCCCG from Mycolicibacter sp. MU0083 includes:
- a CDS encoding TnsA-like heteromeric transposase endonuclease subunit, with protein sequence MDAHPWREFRWYAGQKHYSGTYWSATERRHIIYESRLELTQLLFADFDRTVRRICAQPFMLSCDSRGRTTRHIPDYLLITDSGPKVIDVKPRRRLSQPEVVDTFAWTRSAIEDRGWVYEVWTEPEPVLLANIRFLAGFRREAWFTGELLAGLRNCSIDGLSIDSVLDLSSEWPRPLRRAALFHLLWLQELRVDLRQPLTSSSTLSQEN
- a CDS encoding replicative DNA helicase, translating into MAVVDDRGHSELEEPPREDVGRQPPQDLVAEQSVLGGMLLSKDAIADVLERLRPGDFYRPVHQNIYDAILDLYGRGEPADAVTVAAELDRRGLLRRVGGAPYLHTLISTVPTAANAGYYAGIVGEKALLRRLVEAGTRVVQYGYAGAEGADVAEIVDRAQAEIYEVAERRTSEDFVPLEDLLQPTMDEIDAIASHGGIARGVPTGFTDLDEVTNGLHPGQMIIIAARPGMGKALALNTPLPTPTGWTTMGDVAVGDELLDAAGRPTRVVAATEIMLGRPCYEVEFSDGTVIVADAQHLWPTGSGVRTTAQLRSGADTIAPAGTPSPGGGVGLLASVLQIQSVRRVPSVAVRCVQVDNPEHLYLAGRGMVPTHNSTLALDFMRSCSIKNRMASVIFSLEMSKSEIVMRLLSAEAKIKLGDMRSGRMTDDDWTRLARRMSEISEAPLYIDDSPNLTMMEIRAKARRLKQKADLRLVAVDYMQLMTSGKKVESRQQEVSEFSRNLKLLAKELEVPVIALSQLNRGPEQRTDKKPMLADLRESGCLTASTRILRADNGSEVTLGELLRTGERPLVWSLDDRLRMVARPMTNVFPSGHREVFKLRMASGREVEATANHPFLTLDGWVSLGDLNVGDRLAVPRRVPEPADTQRMHDCEVMLLAHMIGDGSCVKGQPIRYASIDEANLTAVTVAAMHFGVTAVRDEYPAARVTTLRLPAPFHLTHGKRNPIAAWLDELGLFGKRSHEKFVPHQVFALPNDQVALFLRHLWATDGSVRWDEKQGQSQIYYASTSRRLIDDVAQLLARVGVFGRIKRATKAGYRDGWHLHVYGAENQVRFLHNVGAQGAKAEGARQVLAHLAGVTRNPNLDTVPKEVWGRVRGALADQQMSHREFAAAMGTQFCGSTMWKHAPSRDRLHRAAMVLEDEGVHALATSAVYWDTIVEITSIGEHDVFDGTVPGTHNFVAQGISVHNSLEQDADMVILLHRPDAFERDDPRGGEADLILAKHRNGPTKTITVAHQLHLSRFTNMAH
- the rplI gene encoding 50S ribosomal protein L9 translates to MKLILTAEVDHLGAAGDTVEVKDGYGRNYLLPRGLAIVATRGAQKQADDIRRARETKQVRDLDHAKEIKEALQALGTVTLPVKTSGDSGKLFGSVTAGDVVAAIKKAGGPNLDRRIVRLPKAHIKSVGSHPVSVHLHHDVNVDVTLDVTAG
- the rpsR gene encoding 30S ribosomal protein S18 encodes the protein MAKSNKRRPAPEKPIKTRKCAFCSNKKQVIDYKDTSLLRTYISERGKIRARRVTGNCVQHQRDIALAVKNAREVALLPFTSSAR
- a CDS encoding single-stranded DNA-binding protein, with the protein product MAVGDTTITVVGNLTADPDLRFTPSGAAVANFTVASTPRVFDRQSGEWKDGDALFLRCNIWREAAENVAESLTRGSRVIVTGRLKQRSFETREGEKRTVYEVEVDEVGPSLRYATAKINKVSRGGGGGGFGGGGGMSAPAAPSGPPAEDPWGSAPASGSFGGADDEPPF
- the rpsF gene encoding 30S ribosomal protein S6; translated protein: MRPYEIMVILDPTLDERTVAPSLETFLNVIRKDGGTVDKVDIWGKRRLAYEIAKHAEGIYAVIDVKAAPATVSELDRQLGLNESVLRTKVMRTDKS
- a CDS encoding AMP-binding protein; translated protein: MSEASLLSLLRERAMLAPEDPAYTYTDYDQDWNGVAETLSWAQTYRRVLNVARELQQHGAAGDRAVILAPQGLAYVAAFLGAMQAGFIAVPLPVPLPGAHDERVAAVLTDTAPSVVLTTASSAELVGEYVRQAGVAATVVEIDALDLDAATGSGSRPVDSGGVAYLQYTSGSTRLPAGVMVSHRNLAVNFRQFMAGYFPEFNGVAPADTTIVSWLPFYHDLGLILGIIAPVLGGYRCELTSPVAFLQRPARWIQAMAGHRRAFSAAPNFAFELAVRKTSDEDMAGLDLGDVLGIVSGSERVHPATLDRFLNRFAPYNFRARALHPAYGLAEATLYVATLDVECAPQTVYFESEKLTRGSAQRCEAPEGTPLLSYGVPKSPAVRIVDPETCTECAGGTVGEIWTAGENVAGGYWQRPEETRKVFAATLADPSPDTPAGPWLRTGDLGFISEGELFIVGRMKDLLIIYGRNHYPEDIEATLQEISGGRVAAISVPVDQIEQLVTIIEVRDRGESAEEAAQRLRSIRNDVQAAVSQVHGVTVSDVVLVPQGSIPITTSGKVRRAACVDQYQRQQFTRMDG
- a CDS encoding GAP family protein; its protein translation is MWIALLVMAVATSVEPVRISLTLLMLNRPRPVLQLMAFLCGGFAMGTAGGLVVLFALQPTVIEASGLTLPRVQILIGALALLTAAVLAVRAYAPGSPRPRRGAAGSGGPAARARRLLQGRSLWVAATAGLGIALPSVDYLAALALIVASGAPPGTRVAALLTFNVLAFALVEIPLLACLVAPDATRRFMTGLNAWVRQRRPGQVAVLLAAVGGVLCTAGVLGL
- a CDS encoding PE-PPE domain-containing protein, whose product is MKRLVAGALAVWLAGSAGGIGAGLAAAAPTPPMDTPGIAPTPSPVGEEATADVVYAVGGARPPGIPWADYTRRAGSGYFPNTKREIIDYPAGALFRWVPTMFAPENPRDDLTMGEAVDAATRGLDTAIRRGTEPAAVVGLSQGTMALDKEQVRLADDPNAPAPHMLQFSTFGSPMGKHAFGSSFASGLFPPGSHMPVVEYTMPPMVDSQYDTNRIVAAYDGMADFPDRPDNLWSVANAIVGAAIVHTPAAFTTPADVPPQNIRSTVNSRGATTTSYLIPINHLPLTMPLRFLGVPDDVVDQLDGFLQPQVDAGYVRNDDPATKPVSVHPAGMNIVEVLGPETDSAIEDTVGKIRNLFGGFGG